From the genome of Frateuria soli:
AGACTTCGCCGGGGAGGTCCAGATCGGTGCGCACGCGTGCGCCAGCCTCGCCCAGCAGACGCTCGACCTGTTTGCGGGCGGCGACGGACAGGCTGTCGCCGGCCACTGCGAGCACGTCGCCCTCGTTCAGGTGTTCCTGCAGCCACTGCAGGTGCTCGGGAGCGTGCGGGATCTTCTGCTTCTTGAGTGCCACGCCCGTGCCGGCCAGTTGCTGTTCGGCCTGGGAGAAATAGCGCGAATCGGTCCAGAGGTCCGCGGTGTTCGCGGTGACCACCAGCGTGCCGGCCGAGCCGGTGAAGCAGGACAGCCACTCGCGGGCGCTCCAGTGGGCGGGCAGGTATTCGGACAGGTGCGGATCGGCCGAGGGGACCAGGCAGGCGGCGACGCCGTGCTTCTGCATGGCCTGGCGCAGGGCGGCCAGACGGGAGGGGACGGGGTTGGTCATCCCCTCATGCTAGCGCCTTCCATCCCCAGCCGTTCACGCCGGAGCAGCGCCGGGGGCGGCGGCCCCGAAGCACCGCGGCCGCCCCGGAAGCCTCGGATCCGGGCGCTTTGCGCCTGCGTTCGGGGTGGGCGGTGCAGGGGATGTCTGGCCCCCGACCCGTCTGCTCTCCGGGCAGGAGAGGGACCAAGCGTGAACCGCTCCGATGGAATCCCTCGCAGCCGGACCCGTCAGCCGCTAAAATGCCGATTTCCAGCACGGCTGCATCCCATGACCCCCCTGATTTTCGTCACCGGCGGTGTGGTGTCCTCGCTTGGCAAGGGCATCGCGGCGGCGTCGCTCGCGTCCATCCTCGAGGCGCGCGGGCTTTCGGTCACCATGATGAAGCTCGATCCGTATATCAATGTGGATCCGGGCACCATGAGCCCCTTCCAGCACGGCGAGGTCTACGTGACCGACGACGGCGCCGAGACCGACCTGGACCTGGGCCACTACGAGCGCTTCGTCCATACCCGGCTGACCGGAAAGAACTCGATCACCACCGGCAAGATCTACGAGTCGGTGATCCGCAAGGAGCGCCGCGGCGACTACCTGGGCGCGACCGTGCAGGTGATCCCCCACATCACCGACGAGATCAAGCATTGCGTGCACGAGGCCACCCGCGGCTTCGACGTGGCGCTGGTGGAGATCGGCGGCACCGTGGGCGACATCGAGTCGCTGCCGTTCCTGGAGGCGATCCGCCAGTTGCGCATCGAGCACGGGCCGGAGAAATGCCTGTTCATGCATCTCACCCTCGTGCCGTACATCAAGGCCGCCGGCGAGATCAAGACCAAGCCCACCCAGCACTCGGTGAAGGAACTGCGCTCGATCGGCATCCAGCCGGACATCCTGCTGTGCCGCTGCGAGGAAGCGCTGCCGGAGAGCGAGCGGCGCAAGATCGCGCTGTTCACCAACGTGCCGGAAAACGCGGTCATCAGCGCGGTGGACGTGGACGTGATCTACAAGACTCCGCTGTGGCTGCACGGCCAGGGCCTGGACGACATCGTGGTCAAGCGCCTTGGGCTGGACGCCAAGCCGGCGGACCTGTCCAGCTGGCGCCGTACCGTCGAGGCGGTCGAGCATCCGAAGGACGAGGTCACCATCGCGATCGTGGGCAAGTACGTCGAGCACAAGGACGCCTACAAGTCGCTCGGCGAGGCGCTGCGCCACGGCGGCATCAAGCAGCAGACCCGCGTCAACCTGGACTGGATCGATTCCGAACAGGTCGAGGCCGAGGGCGCGCAGAAGGTGCTCGGCAAGGCCGACGCGATCCTGGTGCCGGGCGGCTTCGGCAAGCGCGGCTTCGAGGGCAAGGTGCTTTCGGCCAGGTACGCCCGCGAGAACGGCGTGCCTTATTTCGGCATCTGCTACGGCATGCACGCGGCGGTGGTGGACTTCGCCCGCAACGTGGCGGGTCTGAAGGACGCCGATTCCAGCGAGAATGACCGCAACACCGCCAACCCGGTGATCGCGCTGATCACCGAGTGGACCACGGCCACCGGCGAGACCGAGCAGCGCAGCGAGCACTCGGACCTGGGCGGCACCATGCGCCTGGGCTCGCAGGAGGCGCGCCTGAAGGCCGGCACGCTGGCGCGGCAGATGTACGGCCAGGAGGTGGTGCGCGAGCGCCATCGCCACCGCTACGAGTTCAACAACCGCTACCGCCAGGACTTCGAGGATCTGGGCCTGGTGGTGTCCGGCAAGTCGATGGACGACCTGCTGGTCGAGATCGTCGAGCTGCCGCAGCAGAAACATCCGTGGTTCCTGGCCTGCCAGGCACATCCGGAGTTCACCTCCACGCCGCGCGACGGGCACCCGCTGTTCATCGGCTTCGTCGAGGCGGCGCGCGAGTACAAGGCGATGCGCGAAGGGGAGAAGCTGGCCGGCGCGCAGGCGAGGGCCTGATCTCCCGGTGACGCCTGATTCCCGGGGGCGTCCTCCCCGCGAAGGGTTTTGCAGCTCGCCACAGGCGGGCCCTACAGGAAAGATTCCATGAAGCTTTGCGGTTTCGAAGTCGGCCTCGACCAACCCCTGTTCCTGATTGCCGGCCCCTGCGTGGTCGAATCCGAACAGTTGCAGGTGGATGTCGCCGGCAGGCTGAAGGAGATCACCGGCCGGCTCGGCGTGAACTTCATCTTCAAGTCCAGCTTCGACAAGGCCAACCGCTCCTCCGGCCAGAGCTTCCGCGGCCCGGGCCTGGAAGAAGGCCTGCGCGTGCTGGCCGAGGTCAAGCGCCAGATCGGCGTGCCCTTGCTTACCGACGTGCACGAGTACACGCCGATGAACGAGGTCGCGGCGGTGGTCGACGTGCTGCAGACGCCAGCGTTCCTGTGCCGGCAGACCGACTTCATCCAGAACGTGGCCCGCGCCGGCAAGCCGGTGAACATCAAGAAGGGCCAGTTCCTGGCGCCCTGGGACATGAAGCACGTGGTCGCCAAGGCCAAGGCCGTGGGCAACGACGACATCATGGTGTGCGAGCGCGGCGCGAGTTTCGGTTACAACAACCTGGTTTCGGACATGCGCTCGCTGAGCGTGATGCGCGAGACCGGATGCCCGGTGGTGTTCGATGCGACGCACTCGGTACAGCTGCCTGGCGGGCAGGGCGCGAGTTCCGGTGGCCAGCGCGAATTCGTGCCGGTGCTGGCGCGCGCGGCGGTGGCGGTCGGCGTGGCCGGCCTGTTCGCCGAGACGCATCCGGACCCGGGCAAGGCGCTCTCCGACGGCCCCAACGCATGGCCGCTGGACAGGATGGAAGCGCTGCTCGAAACACTGATGGAGCTGGACGCCGTGACCAAGCGCCACGGCTTCCTGGAACAAGCGCTATAAGCTCGGCCCCCTTGCAGGAGCCCGCTCGCGGGCGATGCCCTCCGGCGGGAAGAGAAGAGCATCGCCCGCAAGCGGGCTCCTACGGTAACCCTTCCACCTTTTGATGACGGACCACCATGACCACGACGATCACCCGCATCCACGCCCGTGAAATCCTCGACTCGCGCGGCAACCCCACGCTGGAAGCCGAAGTCACCCTGGCCGGCGGCGCGTTTGGCCGGGCCGCGGTGCCCAGCGGCGCCTCGACCGGTTCGCGCGAGGCGGTCGAACTGCGGGACGGCGACAAGGCGCGCTACGGCGGCAAGGGGGTGACCAGGGCGGTCGCCAACGTCAACGGTGTGATCGCGGACGCGCTGAAGGGTTTCGATGCCGCCGACCAGAAGGGGCTGGATGCGAAGCTGATCGCGCTGGATGGCACTCCGAACAAGGGCAAGCTCGGCGCCAATGCGCTGCTGGGCGTGTCCATGGCGGCGGCGCACGCGGTGGCCGCCTCCCGCGGCGAACCGTTGTGGAAGTACCTCTCGCACGGCAAGCCGGGCAGCCTGCCGGTGCCGATGATGAACATCGTCAACGGTGGTGCGCACGCCGACAACAACGTCGACGTGCAGGAGTTCATGATCCTGCCGGTCGGCGTGCCGAATTTCGCCGAGGCGCTGCGTGCGGGTGCCGAGATCTTCCACGCGCTCAAGAGCGTGTTGAAGGGCAAGGGCCTCAACACCGCCGTTGGCGACGAGGGCGGCTTCGCGCCGGACCTCCGCTCCAACATCGAGGCGCTGGACACCATTCTGGAGGCAGTCGGCAAGGCCGGCTACAAGGTCGGCAGCGAGATCCTGCTGGGCCTGGACGTGGCCAGTTCCGAGTTCTTCAAGAGCGGCAAGTACGAGCTGGAAGGCGAGGGCAAGGCCTATGCCCCGGAGGAGTTCGTGGACCTGCTGGCCGCCTGGGCCAGGCAGTACCCGATCGTCACCATCGAGGACGGCATGGCCGAGGGCGACTGGGACGGCTGGAAGCTGCTCACCGACAGGGTCGGCAAGGAAGTGCAGCTGGTGGGCGACGACCTGTTCGTCACCAACCCGTCGATCTTCCGCGAGGGCATCGAGAAGCACATCGCCAACGCCATCCTGATCAAGGTCAACCAGATCGGCACGCTGTCCGAGACGCTGGAAGCGATCGCGATGGCCGATGCGGCGAAGTATGCCGCCGTGGTTTCCCATCGCTCGGGCGAAACCGAGGACACGACCATCTCCGATATCGCCGTGGCGACGACCGCGACCCAGATCAAGACCGGCTCGCTTTGCCGCACCGATCGGGTGGCCAAGTACAACCAGCTGTTGCGCATCGAGGAGCAACTGGGCAGTGCCGCCCGTTACGCCGGTCGCGACGCGTTCCCCAACCTTGCCCGCTTGCCGGGCTGACGCTGACAGGTCGCATTGTCCATGCTGCGCTGGGTCGCCCTGATCCTCTTCGTGATCCTGATCGGTCTGCAGCTCAAGCTGTGGACCGGCAGCGGCGGCATGCATGAAGTGCGGGCGCTGCGCACGTCGGTGCAGAAGCAGAAGGGCGAGAACGACAAGCTGCTCCAGCGCAACCAGGCGCTGGCGGCCGACGTCAGCGACCTCAAGCACGGCGAGCAGGCGGTCGAAGCGCGCGCCCGTGCGGAGCTGGGCCTGATCAAGCCCGGCGAGACCTTCTACCAGGTGGTCGAGCGACCGGCCGGCAGCGCCAGTGCGCCGGCGGCCAGCGACGGCGGCGGGCAGTGACATGACCCCGCTGTGGTGCGTGATACCGGCCGCCGGACGCGGCACGCGGGTCGGCGGCGACTGCCCCAAGCAGTACCTGCCGCTGGCCGGGCGTGCATTGATCCTGCATACGCTGGAAAGGCTGGCCGGGCATCCGCGCATCGCCGGTCTGATGGTGGCGCTGGCGGCCGATGACGAGCGCTGGCCGGGTCTCGACCACCTGGCTGGCAAGCCCGTTCTCACCACGACCGGAGGCGGCGAGCGTGCCGACTCGGTACTGGCCGGCCTGCGCGCGCTGCCGGGCGGGGTCGGCGAGGGCGAGTTCGTGCTGGTGCATGACGCGGCGCGCCCCTGCGTTCGCGCCGCCGACATCGAACGCCTGGTCGAAGTGGCCTCCGTGGGCGAGGGCGGCCTGCTCGGTGCGCCGCTGAGGGACACCCTCAAGCGCGCCGACGAGCGCGGATGCAGCATCCTCACCGAGCCGCGCGAGCAGCGCTGGCGCGCCTTCACGCCACAGATGTTCCGACGTGGGCAGCTTGTGGCAGCGATCGAGGCGGCAGTCCGCGACGGCGTGATCGTGAGCGACGAGGCCATGGCGATGGAACGCGCAGGCCACGCACCGCGGCTGGTGGAGGGCGCGGAAGACAACATCAAGGTAACCACGGCCGCGGATTTCGCGCTGGCCGAGTTCCTGCTGACGAGGACGACGTGATGCGCATAGGCCAGGGATTCGACGTACACGCATTCGGCGAGGGCGACTTCGTCGTACTCGGCGGCGTGCGCGTGCCCCACCACCGCGGCGTGGTCGCGCATTCCAACGGCGATGTGGTCATCCACGCATTGTGCGACGCCATCTTCGGCGCGCTTGCGGTCGGCGACATCGGCACGCACTTTCCGCCGTCGGACGCGCGCTGGCGCGGTGCCGACAGCCGGCAGTTCCTGCGCCATGCCGGGCTCCTGATGTCGCAGCACGGCTACGCGCTTGGCAATGCGGACGTCACGGTGATCTGCGAAGGGCCCAAGGTCGGGCCGCATACCGGGGCGATGCGCGCGAACCTGGCCGAAGACCTTGCCTGCGAGGTCGCCCGGATCAGCATCAAGGCCACCACTACCGAAAGGCTTGGCTTCACCGGCCGGGGCGAGGGCATCGCGGCGCAGGCCTGCGTGCTGCTGGAGCGCGCGTGAGCGAGGCCGAGACCCGCGGTGCAAACCGGCTGCCGGAGCAGCTGGAAGCCATTACGGCACTGCTGGCGCGGCTGGCCGAGACGCCCACGCCCGACGACCAGGCACAGTTGCAGCAACTGCTCGACGAACTGCATCCGGCCGACATCGCGTTCGTGCTGGAGGCGCTCCCGCTGGACGAGCGCCTGGCCGTCTGGCAGCGGGTGAAGGCCGACCGCGACGGCGAAATCCTGCTGGAAGTGTCCGACGCGGTGCGCGAATCGCTGATCGCGGACATGGACCAGCGCGAGATCCTCGCCGCGGTCGAGCCCCTGGACGCCGACGAACTGGCCGACCTCGTCGAGGATCTGCCGACCGAGGTTCTGCCCGAGCTGATGGCCAGCCTCGACGCGCAGCAGCGCGAGCGGGTGCAGTCGGCGCTGTCATGGGATGAGGACCAGATCGGCTCGCTGATGGACTTCGAGATGGTCACGATCCGCGAGGACGTGAGCCTGGAGACCGTGCTGCGCTACCTGCGCCGGTTCGAGGAGCTGCCCGCGCAGACCGACAAGCTGTTCGTGATCAACCAGGACAACCTGCTCACCGGCGTGCTGCCGCTGCACTGGCTGCTGGTCAATCCGCCCGAGAAGATGGTCAGCGAAGTGATGGCGCCGGACGTCAACACCTTCCACCCGGCCGACGATGCCTACGAGGTGGCGCAGGCGTTCGAGCGCTACGACCTGGTGACCGCCCCGGTGGTCGACGATGGCGGGCGGCTGATCGGCCGCATCACGGTCGACGCGATGGTCGACGTGATCCGCGAAGAGAGCGAGAGCGAGGCGCTCAATCGCGCCGGCCTGCGCGAGGAGGAGGACATCTTCGCCTCGGTGTGGGCATCCTTGCGCAACCGCTGGTCATGGCTGGCGATCAACCTGGTGACCGCTTTCATCGCCTCGCGCGTGATCGGCCTGTTCGAGGGCGCGATCGAGAAGCTGGTGGCGCTGGCTGCGTTGATGCCGATCGTGGCCGGCATCGGCGGCAACTCCGGCAACCAGACCATCACCATGATCGTGCGTGCGTTGGCGCTCAACCAGATCACGCCCGACAGCGCGCGGCGGCTGTGGCGCAAGGAGCTTGCCGTATCGCTGTTCAACGGCCTGATCTGGGGCGGCGTGATCGGCATCGTGGCCTGGCTGCTGTACGAGAACATCGCGCTCGGCCTGGTGATGACCGCGGCGATGACACTCAACCTGCTGCTGGCTGCCTTCGCAGGAGTGGGCATACCCATGCTGATGATGAAGTTCGGCCGCGATCCTGCGCTCGGATCGAGCGTATTGATCACGGCGATGACCGACAGCGGCGGGTTCTTCATCTTCCTGGGCCTCGCCTCGCTTTTCCTCATGTAGCCCGGGTTCTGTAGGAGCCCGCTTGCGGGCGATGCTCTTGCCGCATCGATGCCAGTGCATCGCCCGCAAGCGGGCTCCTGCAGAAGCCCGGCGAACCATCGACCAAGGACCGCAGTGCACGAACTCCCTTACGCCCACGGCACCCCGCCGCTCACCGCGCGCCTGCGCACCACGCCGGAGGACTTCATCGTCGAGGAAATCCTCGGCTACGACGCCGAGGGCTCGGGCGAGCATGCGCTGCTGTGGGTGGAGAAGCGTGGCGCCAACACCGACTGGGTGGCGCGCGAGCTGGCCCGGTTCGCCGGCGTGCCGCCGGTGGCCGTGGGGTACGCGGGCCTGAAGGACCGCCACGCGGTGACCCGGCAGGCCTTCACCGTCCAGCTGGCGGGCAAGCCGGACCCGGACTGGTCGGCCTTCCCTCATGCGGAGGTGAAGGTGCTTGCCGCCACCCGGCACAACCGCAAGCTCAAGCGCGGCGCCCTGCGCGGCAACCGCTTCCTGCTGGTGCTGCGCGAGGTGCAGGGCGATCGCGCAGAGGCCGAGCGGGTATTGGCGGCCATTGCCGCGCGCGGTGTCCCCAACTACTTCGGCGAACAGCGGTTCGGCCGCGAGGGCGGCAACGTGGCGCAGGCACGTGCCATGTTCGCCGGACGCCGGGTCGATCGCGACAAGCGCAGCTTCCTGCTGTCGGCCGCCCGCTCGCACATCTTCAATGGCGTGCTCGCCGCGCGGGTCGAGCAGGGTGCTTGGGATTCTCCGCTCGAGGGCGAGATCTGGTCGCTCGCCGGATCGCGCTCATGGTTCGGGCCGGAGGCGTTCGGTGCCATCCTCGCCGAGCGCCTGGCGAAGGGAGACATCCACCCCTCCGGTCCGCTCTGGGGGCAGGGCGAGCCGCCGACGACCGCCGCGGCCGGCGCACTGGAGCGCGAGGTCGCTGCGCGCGACATCGATCTGGCCGAGGGCCTGGCAGCGGCCCGCATGGACCAGGAGCGCCGCCCCTTGCGTTTGCTGCCGCGCCAGCCCACCTGGCGCTGGCTGGGCGAGGACTCCCTGGAGCTGGCTTTCGAATTGCCCGCCGGTGCCTACGCGACGGTGGTGGTGCGCGAACTGGCGCAAGCCTGACGGATAGCGGGCGCAGCGCAGGAGCGCACCTGTGCTCGACCTGGGGCCCCTGGTCGCGCACACGGTGCCTTCCGGGGAGATCAGGCGTTTCTGAGCAGGACGACGACGGCGCCGGTGCCGCCCTGGGCGGGCTTGGCCGAGGCGAAGGCGATCACGTCGTCACGCCGGCGCAGCAGGCGGTCGGTGAGCACCTTCAGAACCGGGCCGGCGGCCTTGGAGCGCAGGCCCTTGCCGTGCACGATGCGCACGCAGCGCAGGCCGTGCTGGCGCGCTTCGGCCAGGAAGCTGGCGATGCTGGCCTGGGCGGCGGCGGCGTTCATGTGGTGCAGGTCCAGTTCGTCCTGGATGCTGAACTGGCCACGCTTGAGCTGGCGCAGCAGGCGGGGCGGGTAGCCGTCGCGCAGGTAACTCAGTTCCTCGCCGATCTCCATCAGCGCGGGGTCGAAGGCGAACTCGAGAAGTTCGCCAGGCACGGCCGCTTCGTCCGCTTCGAGCATGTGTGCGCGTGGTTCCGGTCGTGGTGCGGGCGGCGGTCGGGTGTCGGCGCGGATCTCGCGCACCGGGCCGATCGCATCACGGAACAGTCGGATGTCGTCTTCGTCAGGCTCGGTGGGGCTGCGGCGCTTCTTCATGCAGTCATGCTAGCAAGGGAGCCGGTGGCTGTTTTCCCCAAGCCCGCCGCTCGCACGATCCTCTCCACCGGGGCAGGGAATCGGTCCCCCGACCGTGAAAGAGGTGGGCCGGTCCGGTAGACTTCAAAGGATTCGGAGCGCGCCTTCGGGGCTGCGCTCGAGCATCTGTACGGAACATCATGCGAGTCCTGGTAAGCAACGACGACGGAGTGGACGCCCCCGGCATCCGCGTATTGGCCGACTCTCTGGCGGCGGTAGGCCAGGTCACGGTGGTGGCGCCTGATCGCGACCGTTCGGGCGCCAGCAATTCGCTCACCCTGGATGCACCGATCCGCGCGCTGAAGATGGATGACGGACGCTACCGCGTGGCCGGCACGCCGACCGATTGCGTGCACCTGGCGCTGGCCGGGCTGCTCGATCACGAGCCGGACATCGTGGTGTCGGGTATCAACAACTCGGCCAACCTCGGCGACGACGTGATCTATTCGGGCACGGTGTCGGCGGCGATGGAGGGGCGCTTCCTCGGACTGCCGGCGATCGCGGTGTCGCTGGCCAGCCGCGACCACAAGGGCGAACACTACGACTCCGCCGCGCAGGCCGTATTGATCCTGATGCGCCGACTGCTGGTCGATCCGCTGCCAGCCGACACGATCCTCAACGTCAACGTACCGGACCGCCCCTGGCACGAGATCCAGGGCTTCGAGGTCACCCGGCTGGGCAAGCGGCACCGCTCGGCGCCGTGCATCGCCCAGACCGATCCTCGTGGCAAGCCGATCTGGTGGATCGGACCATCCGGCGGCGCCGAGGACGATGGCCCCGGCACCGACTTCGACGCGGTGCGCCGCGGCTACGTCTCGGTCACGCCGATCCTCGTCGACCTCACCCGCTACCAGGCGCTGGAGAAGATCAGCGGCTGGATGCAGGCGATGACCGACGCGATGGACGAGAGGGCGGCCTGACACGATGACGATGAACATCCATCCGCTGCCGCCGTCGGCGTTCAAGGGCGAGGGGATGACCTCGCAGCGCGCGCGCGACCGGCTGGCTGCGACGCTCAAGGAGAGCGGCATCCGCGACCCGCGCGTGGTCGAGGTGATCCGCAACACGCCGCGCCACCACTTCATCGATCAGGCGCTGCACTCGCGCGCCTACGAGAACACCGCGCTGCCGATCGGCCATGGCCAGACCATCTCGCAGCCTTGGGTCGTCGCGCGGATGACCGAGGCGCTGCTGGAACACTTCAACGGCGGCGTCCCGCAGAAGGTACTGGAGATCGGCACCGGCTCGGGCTACCAGGCGGTGGTGCTGTCAGCGCTGGTCGGCCAGGTCTTCACGGTCGAGCGCATCGAGGAGCTGCTGCGCCAGGCGCGCCGGCGCTTCCGCCAGCTGGGCCTGGACAACGTGCGTTCGCGCCACGACGACGGCAAGCTGGGCTGGCCCGACCAGGCGCCGTTCGACGCGATCATCCTTACCGCTGCGGGCGATGCGATCCCCAGCCAGGTGCTCGAACAGCTCTCGCCCGACGGCGTGCTGGTCGCGCCGGTCGGTTCGCCCAGCAGCCAGATGCTGTTGCGCATCCGCGGCAACGGGCAGGGCGATTTCGTCCAGGAAGAACTCGGTCCGGTGAGCTTCGTGCCGCTGCTCGGCGGCATCGGTTGATGCCACCCCTTCGGCGACAAGGAGCCCACTAGATGCGCCTGTTTGGAACGCTCTACTCGCGTGCACTGACCTGGGCGCGCGATCCGCGGGCCGTGTATTACCTCTGCGGGTTGAGCTTCGTGGAAGCCTTCATCTTCCCGATCATGCCGGAGGTGATGCTGGCGCCGATGATGCTGGGCAAGCGGCAGAAGGCGTTCTTCTATGCCAACCTGAGCCTGCTGTTCTCGCTGCTTGGCTCGCTGGTGGGCTATGCATTGGGCCATTGGGCGTTCCAGGCATTGCAGCCGCTACTGGCATCGCTGCACCTGCTCGAACCGATCGAACAGGGTGTGGCCAGCCTGCGTGCGCAGATGAACCAGCATTGGCTGGGGTTGCTGCTGGTGCTGACGCTGGCCGCCTTGCAGCCGGTGGTGCCGATGAAGTTCGTCACCTGGGCGTCGGGCATCGTGGGCGTGCCGGTGATCCCATTCCTGATCTGCATGGCAGTGGGCCGCGGCAAGCGCGTTTGGCTGCTGGCGCTGCTGATCCGCCTGTTCGGCGAACGTGCCGAGCGGTTGCTGCACAAGCACATCGAGCGCATCGGCTGGATCGCCATCATCGTGCTGGCGCTGCTGCTGGCGTGGTGGATCTGGCTGCGGTGAGCGGCGCAGGTCCTTCCGTGAAATCGGCGTGTCGGCTGGGTATGCTGGTCGGCATGAAGAAATGGATGCGTTTCGCGGTGGCATGCATGGCCGCGCTTTTCCTTGTCGCCTGTGGGCGGTCGGTGGTGGTCCAGCCAAGTCGCGGCGGCACAACCTCGCGCCCGTCGGCCGCTCCTCCCGCGCGGGCAGCCTCGGGCAGTTACCGCGTGATGCGCGGGGATACGCTCTACTCGATCGCCTTCCGCCACGGCCTGGATTTCCGCGCCCTGGCGTCGTGGAACGGTATCGCGCCGCCCTACACGATCTGGCCGGGGCAGGTGCTTCGGCTTTCGCCCGGTGAGGTTCGTCCTGCAGGCGCACGGCGACCGGTCGCTTCCGCGCGTCCGGCGGCGCCGGTGTTCAAGCCGGTCGCTCCCGTAACGTCGCATCCGGCGCCGGGCACGGTTGCGACCGCTCCCGTGGCCGCCCCGCCTGCATCGCCTGCCGTGCCCGCGCCGAAGGGAGCCACCCGTACCGCCAGCGGCATCGACTGGCGCTGGCCCGCCGACGGCGCGCTCATCAAGAAGTTCCAGGGCGGCGACGCCATACCCGGTATCGAACTGGCCGGCGATGCCGGCGACCCGGTGCGTGCGGCCGCCGACGGCGTGGTCGTGTACAGCGGCAACGGGCTGGTCGGTTACGGCGAGCTGGTCATCATCAAGCACAACGACGACTTCCTGTCCGCGTATGGCCACAACCGCAAGCGGCTGGTGAAGGAAGGGCAGCGGGTCAGCGCGGGCCAGTTGATCGCGGAGATGGGGTCGACCGGTTCCGCGCGGAACGAGCTCCAGTTCCAGATCCGGCGCGACGGCAATCCCGTGGATCCGCTGGACTACCTGCCGGCGCGCTGAGTGGCGGGCGGATTCAACGTTCCGGCACGGCCAGCGGCAGGATGAAGGCGGCAAC
Proteins encoded in this window:
- the ftsB gene encoding cell division protein FtsB, which codes for MLRWVALILFVILIGLQLKLWTGSGGMHEVRALRTSVQKQKGENDKLLQRNQALAADVSDLKHGEQAVEARARAELGLIKPGETFYQVVERPAGSASAPAASDGGGQ
- the kdsA gene encoding 3-deoxy-8-phosphooctulonate synthase, translating into MKLCGFEVGLDQPLFLIAGPCVVESEQLQVDVAGRLKEITGRLGVNFIFKSSFDKANRSSGQSFRGPGLEEGLRVLAEVKRQIGVPLLTDVHEYTPMNEVAAVVDVLQTPAFLCRQTDFIQNVARAGKPVNIKKGQFLAPWDMKHVVAKAKAVGNDDIMVCERGASFGYNNLVSDMRSLSVMRETGCPVVFDATHSVQLPGGQGASSGGQREFVPVLARAAVAVGVAGLFAETHPDPGKALSDGPNAWPLDRMEALLETLMELDAVTKRHGFLEQAL
- the ispF gene encoding 2-C-methyl-D-erythritol 2,4-cyclodiphosphate synthase, which encodes MRIGQGFDVHAFGEGDFVVLGGVRVPHHRGVVAHSNGDVVIHALCDAIFGALAVGDIGTHFPPSDARWRGADSRQFLRHAGLLMSQHGYALGNADVTVICEGPKVGPHTGAMRANLAEDLACEVARISIKATTTERLGFTGRGEGIAAQACVLLERA
- a CDS encoding CTP synthase, yielding MTPLIFVTGGVVSSLGKGIAAASLASILEARGLSVTMMKLDPYINVDPGTMSPFQHGEVYVTDDGAETDLDLGHYERFVHTRLTGKNSITTGKIYESVIRKERRGDYLGATVQVIPHITDEIKHCVHEATRGFDVALVEIGGTVGDIESLPFLEAIRQLRIEHGPEKCLFMHLTLVPYIKAAGEIKTKPTQHSVKELRSIGIQPDILLCRCEEALPESERRKIALFTNVPENAVISAVDVDVIYKTPLWLHGQGLDDIVVKRLGLDAKPADLSSWRRTVEAVEHPKDEVTIAIVGKYVEHKDAYKSLGEALRHGGIKQQTRVNLDWIDSEQVEAEGAQKVLGKADAILVPGGFGKRGFEGKVLSARYARENGVPYFGICYGMHAAVVDFARNVAGLKDADSSENDRNTANPVIALITEWTTATGETEQRSEHSDLGGTMRLGSQEARLKAGTLARQMYGQEVVRERHRHRYEFNNRYRQDFEDLGLVVSGKSMDDLLVEIVELPQQKHPWFLACQAHPEFTSTPRDGHPLFIGFVEAAREYKAMREGEKLAGAQARA
- the mgtE gene encoding magnesium transporter; this translates as MSEAETRGANRLPEQLEAITALLARLAETPTPDDQAQLQQLLDELHPADIAFVLEALPLDERLAVWQRVKADRDGEILLEVSDAVRESLIADMDQREILAAVEPLDADELADLVEDLPTEVLPELMASLDAQQRERVQSALSWDEDQIGSLMDFEMVTIREDVSLETVLRYLRRFEELPAQTDKLFVINQDNLLTGVLPLHWLLVNPPEKMVSEVMAPDVNTFHPADDAYEVAQAFERYDLVTAPVVDDGGRLIGRITVDAMVDVIREESESEALNRAGLREEEDIFASVWASLRNRWSWLAINLVTAFIASRVIGLFEGAIEKLVALAALMPIVAGIGGNSGNQTITMIVRALALNQITPDSARRLWRKELAVSLFNGLIWGGVIGIVAWLLYENIALGLVMTAAMTLNLLLAAFAGVGIPMLMMKFGRDPALGSSVLITAMTDSGGFFIFLGLASLFLM
- the eno gene encoding phosphopyruvate hydratase, which produces MTTTITRIHAREILDSRGNPTLEAEVTLAGGAFGRAAVPSGASTGSREAVELRDGDKARYGGKGVTRAVANVNGVIADALKGFDAADQKGLDAKLIALDGTPNKGKLGANALLGVSMAAAHAVAASRGEPLWKYLSHGKPGSLPVPMMNIVNGGAHADNNVDVQEFMILPVGVPNFAEALRAGAEIFHALKSVLKGKGLNTAVGDEGGFAPDLRSNIEALDTILEAVGKAGYKVGSEILLGLDVASSEFFKSGKYELEGEGKAYAPEEFVDLLAAWARQYPIVTIEDGMAEGDWDGWKLLTDRVGKEVQLVGDDLFVTNPSIFREGIEKHIANAILIKVNQIGTLSETLEAIAMADAAKYAAVVSHRSGETEDTTISDIAVATTATQIKTGSLCRTDRVAKYNQLLRIEEQLGSAARYAGRDAFPNLARLPG
- a CDS encoding Smr/MutS family protein; amino-acid sequence: MKKRRSPTEPDEDDIRLFRDAIGPVREIRADTRPPPAPRPEPRAHMLEADEAAVPGELLEFAFDPALMEIGEELSYLRDGYPPRLLRQLKRGQFSIQDELDLHHMNAAAAQASIASFLAEARQHGLRCVRIVHGKGLRSKAAGPVLKVLTDRLLRRRDDVIAFASAKPAQGGTGAVVVLLRNA
- the truD gene encoding tRNA pseudouridine(13) synthase TruD — translated: MHELPYAHGTPPLTARLRTTPEDFIVEEILGYDAEGSGEHALLWVEKRGANTDWVARELARFAGVPPVAVGYAGLKDRHAVTRQAFTVQLAGKPDPDWSAFPHAEVKVLAATRHNRKLKRGALRGNRFLLVLREVQGDRAEAERVLAAIAARGVPNYFGEQRFGREGGNVAQARAMFAGRRVDRDKRSFLLSAARSHIFNGVLAARVEQGAWDSPLEGEIWSLAGSRSWFGPEAFGAILAERLAKGDIHPSGPLWGQGEPPTTAAAGALEREVAARDIDLAEGLAAARMDQERRPLRLLPRQPTWRWLGEDSLELAFELPAGAYATVVVRELAQA
- the ispD gene encoding 2-C-methyl-D-erythritol 4-phosphate cytidylyltransferase; translation: MTPLWCVIPAAGRGTRVGGDCPKQYLPLAGRALILHTLERLAGHPRIAGLMVALAADDERWPGLDHLAGKPVLTTTGGGERADSVLAGLRALPGGVGEGEFVLVHDAARPCVRAADIERLVEVASVGEGGLLGAPLRDTLKRADERGCSILTEPREQRWRAFTPQMFRRGQLVAAIEAAVRDGVIVSDEAMAMERAGHAPRLVEGAEDNIKVTTAADFALAEFLLTRTT